The following coding sequences are from one Ornithorhynchus anatinus isolate Pmale09 chromosome 11, mOrnAna1.pri.v4, whole genome shotgun sequence window:
- the SPICE1 gene encoding spindle and centriole-associated protein 1 isoform X2, translating into MSFVKGSRPCGPRAGGRKAVKVKRKKPSLRQEWDSTVSDLSVHRATPEDLVRRHELHKSRNRALVHWELQEKALKRKQRKQKQDTPDLGNRRLVLMREILSDQYQMHEVLERSDQAMAVAKNLFGDAPRRRTGFPNVTMAPACLGNPHPSNLNEAAGNSQAASGGGVQGDDEGTIVSFGEGSESEQDGSLSFQSSANAARLLRHLKEENSAFVSQLWRDAQLKNESRSPAAADAAATPSAAACPSLERTAALNGTNVVQRVRSRLQVEEPAQSPDSASVVRRVLNLNPRKQKKTSVQGKRNPGSHAPSKQKSDSPSWRPLSCDPSSGPPHGPDVLKLLTQEVQREMEDYERLTGREVQAGPESHGLSGFTLSLVSALCRLVRYLKESEIRLQEEVESRRRLEGTLKSHRELIDALSAELLLLREESATLQVRLPQPTAMAEKRLPSLTRASEDLAGAGSGRGPCPVPGRVAGLESTEPRPEALASLPGASEPMVFRGEGRLELAQREPPTHPPQWPNSDESIGPTSQLLTAHMCEPAVMLTPPRQSGGLEFSPPWDVQRGNTPAHPTLWNPPTAESAGPTRDERMPPSEIETQHLSEGSRVYPTQSGQASFGKGGPERPPHSPLISPSQSHRGPHFRPQPPGEPGLTGSTPVSRIGPLPQAVGDVLQSQDLVDRIAELTLQNSALRAQLGQWRGPCGEPGNSAREPVTVESAVGNGESRAAATLEERIAELNRQSTEARGKLLRLIEQQRLGPLSPGPSLGDVPLPSPLVAWTAGGKRTIEVCIPGMESAETSAGETPSPGSGTTARRVSRAPSSACSSASPLSGTGKFTPWTPKTKVGKPKEEGWFALSTHVT; encoded by the exons GTGCGTCGTCATGAGCTGCACAAATCGAGGAATAGAGCTCTGGTCCATTGGGAACTCCAAGAGAAAGCTttgaagaggaagcagaggaagcagaagcaggaCACCCCTGATCTTGGGAATAGAAGATTGGTGCTCATGAGAGAG ATTCTGTCTGACCAGTATCAGATGCATGAGGTGTTGGAAAGATCCGACCAGGCGATGGCCGTGGCGAAAAACCTCTTTGGGGATGCTCCTCGCCGGCGAACAG gGTTTCCGAATGTAACAATGGCCCCTGCCTGTTTGGGGAACCCCCACCCGTCCAACCTGAATGAGGCTGCTGGGAACTCTCAG GCAGCCAGCGGAGGAGGCGTCCAAGGAGATGATGAGGGAACCATCGTCAGCTTTGGCGAGGGGAGCGAGAGTGAGCAGGACGGGTCTCTCAGCTTCCAGTCCAGTGCCAACGCAGCCCG GCTTCTCCGCCACCTGAAGGAAGAGAATTCTGCATTTGTCTCCCAGCTGTGGAGAGATGCGCAGCTGAAAAATGAGAGCCGGTCCCCTGCAGCAGCAGACGCAGCAGCTACGCCCTCTGCAGCTGCCTGTCCGTCCCTGGAGCGGACAG CAGCTCTGAATGGTACCAACGTGGTCCAGAGGGTCCGGTCCAGGCTGCAGGTTGAAGAACCAGCACAGAGTCCAGACTCAGCCAGCGTGGTTAGACGTGTTCTGAACCTGAATCCCAGGAAGCAGAAAAAGACATCAGTGCAAG GGAAAAGGAATCCAGGTTCGCATGCTCCTTCCAAGCAGAAGTCAGATTCCCCTTCCTGGAGGCCGTTGTCCTGCGACCCCTCGAGTGGTCCCCCGCATGGCCCAGATGTCCTGAAACTCCTGACCCAGGAGGTGCAACGGGAGATGGAAGACTATGAGCGGCTGACGGGGCGGGAGGTCCAGGCCGGGCCGGAGAGTCACGGCCTGAGTGGCTTCACCCTGTCACTGGTCAGCGCGCTCTGTCGGCTTGTGCGCTACCTCAAGGAG AGCGAGATCCGGCTGCAGGAGGAAGTCGAGTCTCGGCGGCGGCTGGAAGGAACGCTGAAAAGTCACCGTGAACTGATCGACGCCCTGTCGGCcgaactcctcctcctccgagaggAGAGTGCCACTCTGCAG GTGAGACTGCCGCAGCCCACAGCCATGGCGGAAAaacggcttccttctctcacaagAGCCAGTGAAGACCTTGCTGGAGCGGGCTCTGGTAGAGGACCCTGCCCAGTGCCAGGAAGGGTTGCGGGACTGGAAAgcacagagcccaggccag AGGCACTGGCTTCACTCCCTGGCGCCTCCGAACCCATGGTATTCAGAGGAGAGGGGCGGCTCGAACTGGCACAGAGagagccacccacccacccgcctcAGTGGCCTAACTCTGATGAGAGCATCGGCCCGACCAGCCAACTGCTGACAGCACACATGTGTGAGCCGGCAGTCATGTTGACTCCACCCAGGCAGAGCGGCGGCCTGGAGTTCTCACCACCGTGGGATG TGCAGAGGGGGAacaccccagcccaccccacctTGTGGAACCCTCCGACAGCAGAATCAGCGGGGCCAACCCGGGACGAGAGGATGCCACCCAGCGAGATTGAAACCCAGCACTTGAGTGAGGGGAGTCGCGTTTACCCAACACAGAGTGGGCAGGCTTCATTTGGGAAGGGAGGCCCCGAGCgcccaccccattctcctttaATCAGTCCATCCCAAAGCCATCGCGGGCCCCATTTCCGGCCGCAGCCACCAGGAGAGCCAGGGCTCACTGGAAGCACCCCGGTGTCGAGGATCGGACCGCTGCCTCAAGCAGTTGGGGATGTcttgcagagccaagatttggtGGATCGAATTGCGGAGCTCACGCTGCAGAACTCTGCCCTGAGAGCCCAGCTGGGCCAGTGGCGGGGTCCCTGCGGGGAGCCGGGGAACAGTGCCCGGGAACCAGTCACGGTGGAGAGCGCTGTTGGCAACGGTGAG TCCAGGGCAGCTGCCACCCTGGAGGAGCGGATAGCAGAACTGAACCGGCAGAGCACGGAGGCTCGGGGGAAACTGCTGCGGCTCATAGAACAGCAGAGATTGGGTCCGCTGAGCCCTGGCCCTTCGCTGGGGGatgttcccctcccctcccccctcgtgGCTTGGACTG ctgggggaaagaggactaTTGAGGTGTGCATTCCAGGGATGGAAAGTGCAGAGACCTCAGCGGGAGAGACCCCTTCTCCAGGCAGCGGAACAACGGCAAGGAG AGTGTCGAGAGCTCCCAGTAGTGCCTGCTCCTCAGCGAGCCCCCTCTCAGGGACCGGGAAATTTACTCCTTGGACACCAAAGACAAAG GTCGGGAAGCCAAAAGAAGAAGGCTGGTTCGCCCTCTCTACCCATGTGACCTAG
- the SPICE1 gene encoding spindle and centriole-associated protein 1 isoform X1 has product MSFVKGSRPCGPRAGGRKAVKVKRKKPSLRQEWDSTVSDLSVHRATPEDLVRRHELHKSRNRALVHWELQEKALKRKQRKQKQDTPDLGNRRLVLMREILSDQYQMHEVLERSDQAMAVAKNLFGDAPRRRTGFPNVTMAPACLGNPHPSNLNEAAGNSQAASGGGVQGDDEGTIVSFGEGSESEQDGSLSFQSSANAARLLRHLKEENSAFVSQLWRDAQLKNESRSPAAADAAATPSAAACPSLERTAALNGTNVVQRVRSRLQVEEPAQSPDSASVVRRVLNLNPRKQKKTSVQGKRNPGSHAPSKQKSDSPSWRPLSCDPSSGPPHGPDVLKLLTQEVQREMEDYERLTGREVQAGPESHGLSGFTLSLVSALCRLVRYLKESEIRLQEEVESRRRLEGTLKSHRELIDALSAELLLLREESATLQVRLPQPTAMAEKRLPSLTRASEDLAGAGSGRGPCPVPGRVAGLESTEPRPEALASLPGASEPMVFRGEGRLELAQREPPTHPPQWPNSDESIGPTSQLLTAHMCEPAVMLTPPRQSGGLEFSPPWDVQRGNTPAHPTLWNPPTAESAGPTRDERMPPSEIETQHLSEGSRVYPTQSGQASFGKGGPERPPHSPLISPSQSHRGPHFRPQPPGEPGLTGSTPVSRIGPLPQAVGDVLQSQDLVDRIAELTLQNSALRAQLGQWRGPCGEPGNSAREPVTVESAVGNGESRAAATLEERIAELNRQSTEARGKLLRLIEQQRLGPLSPGPSLGDVPLPSPLVAWTAGGKRTIEVCIPGMESAETSAGETPSPGSGTTARRVSRAPSSACSSASPLSGTGKFTPWTPKTKQVGKPKEEGWFALSTHVT; this is encoded by the exons GTGCGTCGTCATGAGCTGCACAAATCGAGGAATAGAGCTCTGGTCCATTGGGAACTCCAAGAGAAAGCTttgaagaggaagcagaggaagcagaagcaggaCACCCCTGATCTTGGGAATAGAAGATTGGTGCTCATGAGAGAG ATTCTGTCTGACCAGTATCAGATGCATGAGGTGTTGGAAAGATCCGACCAGGCGATGGCCGTGGCGAAAAACCTCTTTGGGGATGCTCCTCGCCGGCGAACAG gGTTTCCGAATGTAACAATGGCCCCTGCCTGTTTGGGGAACCCCCACCCGTCCAACCTGAATGAGGCTGCTGGGAACTCTCAG GCAGCCAGCGGAGGAGGCGTCCAAGGAGATGATGAGGGAACCATCGTCAGCTTTGGCGAGGGGAGCGAGAGTGAGCAGGACGGGTCTCTCAGCTTCCAGTCCAGTGCCAACGCAGCCCG GCTTCTCCGCCACCTGAAGGAAGAGAATTCTGCATTTGTCTCCCAGCTGTGGAGAGATGCGCAGCTGAAAAATGAGAGCCGGTCCCCTGCAGCAGCAGACGCAGCAGCTACGCCCTCTGCAGCTGCCTGTCCGTCCCTGGAGCGGACAG CAGCTCTGAATGGTACCAACGTGGTCCAGAGGGTCCGGTCCAGGCTGCAGGTTGAAGAACCAGCACAGAGTCCAGACTCAGCCAGCGTGGTTAGACGTGTTCTGAACCTGAATCCCAGGAAGCAGAAAAAGACATCAGTGCAAG GGAAAAGGAATCCAGGTTCGCATGCTCCTTCCAAGCAGAAGTCAGATTCCCCTTCCTGGAGGCCGTTGTCCTGCGACCCCTCGAGTGGTCCCCCGCATGGCCCAGATGTCCTGAAACTCCTGACCCAGGAGGTGCAACGGGAGATGGAAGACTATGAGCGGCTGACGGGGCGGGAGGTCCAGGCCGGGCCGGAGAGTCACGGCCTGAGTGGCTTCACCCTGTCACTGGTCAGCGCGCTCTGTCGGCTTGTGCGCTACCTCAAGGAG AGCGAGATCCGGCTGCAGGAGGAAGTCGAGTCTCGGCGGCGGCTGGAAGGAACGCTGAAAAGTCACCGTGAACTGATCGACGCCCTGTCGGCcgaactcctcctcctccgagaggAGAGTGCCACTCTGCAG GTGAGACTGCCGCAGCCCACAGCCATGGCGGAAAaacggcttccttctctcacaagAGCCAGTGAAGACCTTGCTGGAGCGGGCTCTGGTAGAGGACCCTGCCCAGTGCCAGGAAGGGTTGCGGGACTGGAAAgcacagagcccaggccag AGGCACTGGCTTCACTCCCTGGCGCCTCCGAACCCATGGTATTCAGAGGAGAGGGGCGGCTCGAACTGGCACAGAGagagccacccacccacccgcctcAGTGGCCTAACTCTGATGAGAGCATCGGCCCGACCAGCCAACTGCTGACAGCACACATGTGTGAGCCGGCAGTCATGTTGACTCCACCCAGGCAGAGCGGCGGCCTGGAGTTCTCACCACCGTGGGATG TGCAGAGGGGGAacaccccagcccaccccacctTGTGGAACCCTCCGACAGCAGAATCAGCGGGGCCAACCCGGGACGAGAGGATGCCACCCAGCGAGATTGAAACCCAGCACTTGAGTGAGGGGAGTCGCGTTTACCCAACACAGAGTGGGCAGGCTTCATTTGGGAAGGGAGGCCCCGAGCgcccaccccattctcctttaATCAGTCCATCCCAAAGCCATCGCGGGCCCCATTTCCGGCCGCAGCCACCAGGAGAGCCAGGGCTCACTGGAAGCACCCCGGTGTCGAGGATCGGACCGCTGCCTCAAGCAGTTGGGGATGTcttgcagagccaagatttggtGGATCGAATTGCGGAGCTCACGCTGCAGAACTCTGCCCTGAGAGCCCAGCTGGGCCAGTGGCGGGGTCCCTGCGGGGAGCCGGGGAACAGTGCCCGGGAACCAGTCACGGTGGAGAGCGCTGTTGGCAACGGTGAG TCCAGGGCAGCTGCCACCCTGGAGGAGCGGATAGCAGAACTGAACCGGCAGAGCACGGAGGCTCGGGGGAAACTGCTGCGGCTCATAGAACAGCAGAGATTGGGTCCGCTGAGCCCTGGCCCTTCGCTGGGGGatgttcccctcccctcccccctcgtgGCTTGGACTG ctgggggaaagaggactaTTGAGGTGTGCATTCCAGGGATGGAAAGTGCAGAGACCTCAGCGGGAGAGACCCCTTCTCCAGGCAGCGGAACAACGGCAAGGAG AGTGTCGAGAGCTCCCAGTAGTGCCTGCTCCTCAGCGAGCCCCCTCTCAGGGACCGGGAAATTTACTCCTTGGACACCAAAGACAAAG CAGGTCGGGAAGCCAAAAGAAGAAGGCTGGTTCGCCCTCTCTACCCATGTGACCTAG
- the SPICE1 gene encoding spindle and centriole-associated protein 1 isoform X3, translated as MSFVKGSRPCGPRAGGRKAVKVKRKKPSLRQEWDSTVSDLSVHRATPEDLVRRHELHKSRNRALVHWELQEKALKRKQRKQKQDTPDLGNRRLVLMREILSDQYQMHEVLERSDQAMAVAKNLFGDAPRRRTGFPNVTMAPACLGNPHPSNLNEAAGNSQAASGGGVQGDDEGTIVSFGEGSESEQDGSLSFQSSANAARLLRHLKEENSAFVSQLWRDAQLKNESRSPAAADAAATPSAAACPSLERTALNGTNVVQRVRSRLQVEEPAQSPDSASVVRRVLNLNPRKQKKTSVQGKRNPGSHAPSKQKSDSPSWRPLSCDPSSGPPHGPDVLKLLTQEVQREMEDYERLTGREVQAGPESHGLSGFTLSLVSALCRLVRYLKESEIRLQEEVESRRRLEGTLKSHRELIDALSAELLLLREESATLQVRLPQPTAMAEKRLPSLTRASEDLAGAGSGRGPCPVPGRVAGLESTEPRPEALASLPGASEPMVFRGEGRLELAQREPPTHPPQWPNSDESIGPTSQLLTAHMCEPAVMLTPPRQSGGLEFSPPWDVQRGNTPAHPTLWNPPTAESAGPTRDERMPPSEIETQHLSEGSRVYPTQSGQASFGKGGPERPPHSPLISPSQSHRGPHFRPQPPGEPGLTGSTPVSRIGPLPQAVGDVLQSQDLVDRIAELTLQNSALRAQLGQWRGPCGEPGNSAREPVTVESAVGNGESRAAATLEERIAELNRQSTEARGKLLRLIEQQRLGPLSPGPSLGDVPLPSPLVAWTAGGKRTIEVCIPGMESAETSAGETPSPGSGTTARRVSRAPSSACSSASPLSGTGKFTPWTPKTKQVGKPKEEGWFALSTHVT; from the exons GTGCGTCGTCATGAGCTGCACAAATCGAGGAATAGAGCTCTGGTCCATTGGGAACTCCAAGAGAAAGCTttgaagaggaagcagaggaagcagaagcaggaCACCCCTGATCTTGGGAATAGAAGATTGGTGCTCATGAGAGAG ATTCTGTCTGACCAGTATCAGATGCATGAGGTGTTGGAAAGATCCGACCAGGCGATGGCCGTGGCGAAAAACCTCTTTGGGGATGCTCCTCGCCGGCGAACAG gGTTTCCGAATGTAACAATGGCCCCTGCCTGTTTGGGGAACCCCCACCCGTCCAACCTGAATGAGGCTGCTGGGAACTCTCAG GCAGCCAGCGGAGGAGGCGTCCAAGGAGATGATGAGGGAACCATCGTCAGCTTTGGCGAGGGGAGCGAGAGTGAGCAGGACGGGTCTCTCAGCTTCCAGTCCAGTGCCAACGCAGCCCG GCTTCTCCGCCACCTGAAGGAAGAGAATTCTGCATTTGTCTCCCAGCTGTGGAGAGATGCGCAGCTGAAAAATGAGAGCCGGTCCCCTGCAGCAGCAGACGCAGCAGCTACGCCCTCTGCAGCTGCCTGTCCGTCCCTGGAGCGGACAG CTCTGAATGGTACCAACGTGGTCCAGAGGGTCCGGTCCAGGCTGCAGGTTGAAGAACCAGCACAGAGTCCAGACTCAGCCAGCGTGGTTAGACGTGTTCTGAACCTGAATCCCAGGAAGCAGAAAAAGACATCAGTGCAAG GGAAAAGGAATCCAGGTTCGCATGCTCCTTCCAAGCAGAAGTCAGATTCCCCTTCCTGGAGGCCGTTGTCCTGCGACCCCTCGAGTGGTCCCCCGCATGGCCCAGATGTCCTGAAACTCCTGACCCAGGAGGTGCAACGGGAGATGGAAGACTATGAGCGGCTGACGGGGCGGGAGGTCCAGGCCGGGCCGGAGAGTCACGGCCTGAGTGGCTTCACCCTGTCACTGGTCAGCGCGCTCTGTCGGCTTGTGCGCTACCTCAAGGAG AGCGAGATCCGGCTGCAGGAGGAAGTCGAGTCTCGGCGGCGGCTGGAAGGAACGCTGAAAAGTCACCGTGAACTGATCGACGCCCTGTCGGCcgaactcctcctcctccgagaggAGAGTGCCACTCTGCAG GTGAGACTGCCGCAGCCCACAGCCATGGCGGAAAaacggcttccttctctcacaagAGCCAGTGAAGACCTTGCTGGAGCGGGCTCTGGTAGAGGACCCTGCCCAGTGCCAGGAAGGGTTGCGGGACTGGAAAgcacagagcccaggccag AGGCACTGGCTTCACTCCCTGGCGCCTCCGAACCCATGGTATTCAGAGGAGAGGGGCGGCTCGAACTGGCACAGAGagagccacccacccacccgcctcAGTGGCCTAACTCTGATGAGAGCATCGGCCCGACCAGCCAACTGCTGACAGCACACATGTGTGAGCCGGCAGTCATGTTGACTCCACCCAGGCAGAGCGGCGGCCTGGAGTTCTCACCACCGTGGGATG TGCAGAGGGGGAacaccccagcccaccccacctTGTGGAACCCTCCGACAGCAGAATCAGCGGGGCCAACCCGGGACGAGAGGATGCCACCCAGCGAGATTGAAACCCAGCACTTGAGTGAGGGGAGTCGCGTTTACCCAACACAGAGTGGGCAGGCTTCATTTGGGAAGGGAGGCCCCGAGCgcccaccccattctcctttaATCAGTCCATCCCAAAGCCATCGCGGGCCCCATTTCCGGCCGCAGCCACCAGGAGAGCCAGGGCTCACTGGAAGCACCCCGGTGTCGAGGATCGGACCGCTGCCTCAAGCAGTTGGGGATGTcttgcagagccaagatttggtGGATCGAATTGCGGAGCTCACGCTGCAGAACTCTGCCCTGAGAGCCCAGCTGGGCCAGTGGCGGGGTCCCTGCGGGGAGCCGGGGAACAGTGCCCGGGAACCAGTCACGGTGGAGAGCGCTGTTGGCAACGGTGAG TCCAGGGCAGCTGCCACCCTGGAGGAGCGGATAGCAGAACTGAACCGGCAGAGCACGGAGGCTCGGGGGAAACTGCTGCGGCTCATAGAACAGCAGAGATTGGGTCCGCTGAGCCCTGGCCCTTCGCTGGGGGatgttcccctcccctcccccctcgtgGCTTGGACTG ctgggggaaagaggactaTTGAGGTGTGCATTCCAGGGATGGAAAGTGCAGAGACCTCAGCGGGAGAGACCCCTTCTCCAGGCAGCGGAACAACGGCAAGGAG AGTGTCGAGAGCTCCCAGTAGTGCCTGCTCCTCAGCGAGCCCCCTCTCAGGGACCGGGAAATTTACTCCTTGGACACCAAAGACAAAG CAGGTCGGGAAGCCAAAAGAAGAAGGCTGGTTCGCCCTCTCTACCCATGTGACCTAG